One Bubalus bubalis isolate 160015118507 breed Murrah chromosome 10, NDDB_SH_1, whole genome shotgun sequence genomic window carries:
- the TBPL1 gene encoding TATA box-binding protein-like 1, whose amino-acid sequence MDADSDVALDILITNVVCVFRTRCHLNLRKIALEGANVIYKRDVGKVLMKLRKPRITATIWSSGKIICTGATSEEEAKFGARRLARSLQKLGFQVIFTDFKVVNVLAVCNMPFEIRLPEFTKNNRPHASYEPELHPAVCYRIKSLRATLQIFSTGSITVTGPNVKAVATAVEQIYPFVFESRKEIL is encoded by the exons ATGGATGCAGACAGTGATGTTGCACTGGACATTCTAATTACAAATGTAGTATGTGTTTTTAGAACAAGATGCCATTTGAACTTAAGGAAGATTGCTTTAGAGGGAGCAAACGTAATTTATAAGCGTGATGTTGGA aaAGTATTAATGAAGCTTAGAAAGCCTAGAATTACAGCTACAATTTGGTCCTCAGGAAAAATTATTTGCACTGGAGCAACAAG TGAAGAAGAAGCTAAATTTGGTGCCAGACGTTTAGCCCGTAGTCTCCAGAAACTAGGATTTCAG GTAATATTTACAGATTTTAAGGTTGTTAACGTTTTGGCAGTGTGTAACATGCCATTTGAAATCCGTTTGCCAGAATTCACAAAGAACAATAGACCTCATGCCAG TTATGAACCTGAGCTTCATCCTGCTGTGTGCTATCGGATAAAATCGCTAAGAGCTACATTACAGATTTTTTCAACAGGAAGTATCACAGTaacag GACCCAATGTAAAGGCTGTTGCTACTGCTGTGGAACAGATTTACCCATTTGTGTTTGAAAGCAGGAAAGAGATTTTATAA